One region of Pongo pygmaeus isolate AG05252 chromosome 21, NHGRI_mPonPyg2-v2.0_pri, whole genome shotgun sequence genomic DNA includes:
- the SLC2A4RG gene encoding SLC2A4 regulator isoform X2, with amino-acid sequence MERPQPRAAGRDPSALRAEAPWLRAEGPGPRAAPVTVPTPPQGSSVGGGFAGLEFARPQESEPRASDLGAPRTWTGAAAGPRTPSAHIPVPAQRATPGKARLDEVMAAAALTSLSTSPLLLGAPVAAFSPEPGLEPWKEALVRPPGSYSSSSNSGDWGWDLASDQSSPSTPSPPLPPEAAHFLFGEPTLRKRKSPAQVMFQCLWKSCGKVLSTASAMQRHIRLVHLGRQAEPEQSDGEEDFYYTELDVGVDTLTDGLSSLTPVSPTASMPPAFPRLELPELLEPPALPSSLRPPAPPLPPPPVLSAVANPQSCHSDRVYQGCLTPARLEPQPTEVGACPPALSSRIGVTLRKPRGDAKKCRKVYGMERRDLWCTACRWKKACQRFLD; translated from the exons ATGGAGCGCCCCCAGCCCCGCGCCGCCGGCCGGGACCCCAGTGCGCTGCGGGCCGAGGCGCCGTGGCTGCGCGCAGAGGGTCCGGGGCCGCGCGCCGCGCCCGTGACGGTGCCCACGCCGCCGCAG GGCTCTTCCGTAGGCGGCGGCTTCGCGGGCTTGGAGTTCGCGCGGCCGCAGGAGTCGGAGCCGCGGGCCTCGGACCTGGGGGCCCCCCGGACGTGGAcgggggcggcggcggggccCCGGACTCCGTCGGCGCACATCCCCGTCCCAGCGCAGAG AGCCACCCCAGGAAAAGCCCGGCTGGACGAGGTCATGGCTGCCGCTGCCCTTACAAGCCTGTCCACCAGCCCTCTTCTTCTGGGGGCCCCAGTTGCAGCCTTCAGCCCAG AGCCTGGCCTGGAGCCCTGGAAGGAGGCCCTGGTGCGGCCCCCAGGCAgctacagcagcagcagcaacagtggAGACTGGGGCTGGGACCTGGCCAGTGACCAGTCCTCTCCGTCCACCCCATCACCCCCACTGCCCCCCGAGGCAGCCCACTTTCTGTTCGGGGAGCCCACCCTGAGGAAAAGGAAG AGCCCGGCCCAGGTCATGTTCCAGTGTCTGTGGAAGAGCTGCGGGAAGGTGCTGAGCACGGCGTCTGCGATGCAGAGACACATCCGCCTGGTGCACCTGGG GAGGCAGGCAGAGCCTGAGCAGAGTGACGGTGAGGAGGACTTCTACTACACAGAGCTGGATGTTGGTGTGGACACGCTGACCGACGGGCTGTCCAGCCTGACTCCAGTGTCCCCCACGGCCTCCATGCCACCTGCCTTCCCCCGCCTGGAGCTGCCAGAGCTGCTGGAGCCCCCAGCCCTGCCTAGTTCCCTGCGGCCGcctgccccgcccctgcccccaccccctgtcCTGAGCGCTGTTGCTAACCCCCAGTCCTGTCACAGTGACCGTGTCTACCAG GGCTGCCTGACGCCCGCCCGCCTGGAGCCGCAGCCCACGGAAGTCGGAGCCTGCCCGCCCGCCTTGTCCTCCAGGATTGGGGTCACCCTGAG GAAGCCCCGTGGCGATGCGAAGAAGTGCCGGAAGGTGTATGGCATGGAGCGCCGGGACCTGTGGTGCACAGCCTGCCGCTGGAAGAAAGCCTGCCAGCGGTTCCTGGACTAA
- the SLC2A4RG gene encoding SLC2A4 regulator isoform X1: MASVLPKLRAPGGGAAGRAAASVRACPWVPPGLRRTAGEPFPPRRAGGGAGGGAAPSTPAAAGFRGGRRADPRRRLRDPPLPGPPPPLSLPPPHPQGSSVGGGFAGLEFARPQESEPRASDLGAPRTWTGAAAGPRTPSAHIPVPAQRATPGKARLDEVMAAAALTSLSTSPLLLGAPVAAFSPEPGLEPWKEALVRPPGSYSSSSNSGDWGWDLASDQSSPSTPSPPLPPEAAHFLFGEPTLRKRKSPAQVMFQCLWKSCGKVLSTASAMQRHIRLVHLGRQAEPEQSDGEEDFYYTELDVGVDTLTDGLSSLTPVSPTASMPPAFPRLELPELLEPPALPSSLRPPAPPLPPPPVLSAVANPQSCHSDRVYQGCLTPARLEPQPTEVGACPPALSSRIGVTLRKPRGDAKKCRKVYGMERRDLWCTACRWKKACQRFLD; the protein is encoded by the exons ATGGCGTCAGTGCTGCCCAAACTTCGGGCCCCCGGGGGCGGGGCAGCGGGGAGGGCGGCCGCGTCGGTCCGCGCGTGTCCGTGGGTCCCGCCGGGGCTGCGCCGGACGGCCGGGGAGCCCTTCCCGCCGCGccgggctgggggcggggccgggggcggggccgcgcCGTCCACACCGGCCGCAGCCGGTTTTCGAGGCGGGCGCCGAGCGGATCCGCGGCGGAGGTTGAGGGACCCCCCCCTCCCCGGGCCGCCGCCTCCGCTGAGTCTGCCCCCTCCCCATCCGCAGGGCTCTTCCGTAGGCGGCGGCTTCGCGGGCTTGGAGTTCGCGCGGCCGCAGGAGTCGGAGCCGCGGGCCTCGGACCTGGGGGCCCCCCGGACGTGGAcgggggcggcggcggggccCCGGACTCCGTCGGCGCACATCCCCGTCCCAGCGCAGAG AGCCACCCCAGGAAAAGCCCGGCTGGACGAGGTCATGGCTGCCGCTGCCCTTACAAGCCTGTCCACCAGCCCTCTTCTTCTGGGGGCCCCAGTTGCAGCCTTCAGCCCAG AGCCTGGCCTGGAGCCCTGGAAGGAGGCCCTGGTGCGGCCCCCAGGCAgctacagcagcagcagcaacagtggAGACTGGGGCTGGGACCTGGCCAGTGACCAGTCCTCTCCGTCCACCCCATCACCCCCACTGCCCCCCGAGGCAGCCCACTTTCTGTTCGGGGAGCCCACCCTGAGGAAAAGGAAG AGCCCGGCCCAGGTCATGTTCCAGTGTCTGTGGAAGAGCTGCGGGAAGGTGCTGAGCACGGCGTCTGCGATGCAGAGACACATCCGCCTGGTGCACCTGGG GAGGCAGGCAGAGCCTGAGCAGAGTGACGGTGAGGAGGACTTCTACTACACAGAGCTGGATGTTGGTGTGGACACGCTGACCGACGGGCTGTCCAGCCTGACTCCAGTGTCCCCCACGGCCTCCATGCCACCTGCCTTCCCCCGCCTGGAGCTGCCAGAGCTGCTGGAGCCCCCAGCCCTGCCTAGTTCCCTGCGGCCGcctgccccgcccctgcccccaccccctgtcCTGAGCGCTGTTGCTAACCCCCAGTCCTGTCACAGTGACCGTGTCTACCAG GGCTGCCTGACGCCCGCCCGCCTGGAGCCGCAGCCCACGGAAGTCGGAGCCTGCCCGCCCGCCTTGTCCTCCAGGATTGGGGTCACCCTGAG GAAGCCCCGTGGCGATGCGAAGAAGTGCCGGAAGGTGTATGGCATGGAGCGCCGGGACCTGTGGTGCACAGCCTGCCGCTGGAAGAAAGCCTGCCAGCGGTTCCTGGACTAA